The Desulfuromonas versatilis genome has a segment encoding these proteins:
- a CDS encoding protein-L-isoaspartate(D-aspartate) O-methyltransferase, whose translation MLATIEAETRLTSRQTGRSALRERVMEALAKVPREEFVPGPMRPFAYADNALPIGLGQTISQPFIVALMTDLLEPEKDHRVLEIGTGSGYQAAVLSQLVRKVYSVEVIPELAEQASRRLQRLGYRNVEVRLGDGNHGWPEHAPFEGVMVTAAAPLVPPALKKQLASRGRLVIPIGLPYLHQELMVLEKDEAGNISTREVLGVAFVPLVGGVDPAERRG comes from the coding sequence ATGCTGGCGACCATTGAGGCGGAGACCCGCCTCACCAGCCGTCAGACGGGGCGCAGCGCGCTGCGGGAGCGGGTCATGGAGGCCCTGGCCAAGGTGCCCCGCGAGGAGTTCGTGCCTGGGCCGATGCGCCCCTTCGCCTATGCCGACAACGCCCTGCCCATCGGCCTGGGGCAGACGATCTCCCAGCCCTTCATCGTTGCCCTGATGACCGACCTGCTGGAACCCGAGAAAGACCACCGGGTGCTGGAGATCGGCACCGGTTCGGGGTATCAGGCGGCGGTGCTTTCGCAGTTGGTCCGCAAGGTCTACAGCGTCGAGGTGATCCCCGAGCTTGCCGAACAGGCCAGCCGCCGGCTGCAGCGGCTCGGCTACCGCAACGTCGAGGTTCGCCTGGGGGACGGCAACCACGGCTGGCCCGAGCACGCTCCCTTCGAGGGGGTGATGGTGACCGCCGCCGCGCCGCTGGTACCGCCGGCGCTGAAAAAGCAGCTGGCGTCCCGGGGGAGGCTGGTGATCCCCATCGGTCTGCCTTACCTGCACCAGGAGCTGATGGTGCTGGAGAAGGATGAGGCAGGCAATATTTCCACGCGGGAGGTTCTGGGTGTGGCCTTCGTGCCGCTGGTGGGGGGCGTGGACCCTGCAGAGCGCCGCGGTTAG
- a CDS encoding CBS domain-containing protein codes for MNVGEACNREVVTVERGASIIEVARVMRKYHVGDVIVTDDRGGQRIPVGVFTDRDIVVELIAEEIDLGAVNAGEVMTSELVTVAEQEPLSTAIKRMRDHGVRRMPVVNAAGGLVGILAVDDLIDLAAEQLSDLVKLVSVEQRREQNRRP; via the coding sequence ATGAACGTGGGCGAAGCCTGCAACCGCGAGGTGGTGACCGTTGAGCGTGGCGCCTCGATCATCGAGGTGGCCAGGGTCATGCGCAAATATCATGTCGGGGACGTGATCGTCACCGATGACCGGGGTGGACAGAGGATTCCGGTGGGCGTTTTCACTGACCGGGACATCGTGGTGGAACTGATTGCCGAGGAGATCGACCTGGGGGCGGTGAACGCGGGCGAGGTGATGACCTCAGAGCTGGTGACCGTCGCCGAGCAGGAGCCGTTGAGCACCGCGATCAAGCGGATGCGTGACCATGGGGTGCGGCGCATGCCCGTGGTCAACGCGGCCGGGGGGCTGGTGGGGATTCTGGCCGTGGATGATCTGATCGATCTGGCCGCCGAGCAGCTCAGCGACCTGGTCAAGCTGGTTTCGGTGGAGCAGCGCCGCGAGCAGAACCGGCGCCCCTGA
- a CDS encoding putative bifunctional diguanylate cyclase/phosphodiesterase, which produces MEDRAAQPITVILDLISQFTGGRGGIDHNIVQFGLAGIMWGLLLTVAWSRRRQAEGARERLLIWGFALGLARELMMISMAFLQALGIIHHDDLHVVFPPLEHALSNMAFMVVAAAFLSFLLGRQERFRRFLLGSLAAVAICYLATFWWWAGHITADPSSKFGQTWCDWLFRINASLWLIYPPLVLMRETSGWLRNLVVTALSFFFLHEFLKIPDMALGEVYEGVFAPIRHGLYLSGVFLLGGVYLREMNELRRRAELELRTQKNLLQTIIDAIPAPIFFKDRQGVYLGCNDAFARHIGYSREKIVGHTAFDVAPAEKARVYHEADLALLREGAVQVYETAVEAADGRQSTVLFHKSVFADPDGQPGGIVGTMIDISDRKRAELDMRRMAFSDAITGLANRALLLDRLEHDLATARRESHQVGLLFMDIDRFKDINDTYGHAVGDQLLQMVAERLKPTIRQSDTLGRFGGDEFILVLSCIKSQREAVMVAEKILELMKTPFHLQDRQVVVGFSIGIAMFPEDGGQPETLLKHADMAMYAAKQGGRNMHHFFSEEMNRRARKRHELEVSLRQAMATEELFLVYQPQYDLGSGRMSGVEALLRWRHPAKGLIPPSLFIPLAEDTGLIQTLGRWVLRSACAQAALWQQAGYPALRMCVNLSGVQLRQGDLLEMVDQALEETGLRPKDLELELTESVLMESAEANIGTLTELKRRGIHLAIDDFGTGYSSLSYLKHFPVDRIKIDRSFISDLPDNQDDAAIVETIIGMARSLKLKLVAEGVETKEQLEFLRLHNCLEMQGFYFAAPMPAAEIEKLLARGARCAVRTLSTG; this is translated from the coding sequence ATGGAGGACAGGGCAGCGCAGCCGATCACCGTCATTCTCGACCTGATTTCCCAGTTCACCGGCGGTCGCGGCGGGATCGACCACAACATCGTGCAGTTCGGCCTGGCCGGCATCATGTGGGGGTTGTTGCTGACGGTGGCCTGGTCGCGGCGGCGCCAGGCCGAAGGGGCCCGCGAGCGGTTGCTGATCTGGGGCTTCGCCCTGGGGCTGGCCCGGGAACTGATGATGATCTCCATGGCATTTCTCCAGGCCCTGGGCATCATCCATCACGACGACCTGCACGTGGTTTTCCCACCCCTCGAGCATGCGCTCAGCAACATGGCCTTCATGGTCGTGGCGGCGGCCTTCCTGAGCTTTCTGCTGGGCCGCCAGGAGCGTTTTCGTCGCTTCCTGCTGGGGAGTCTCGCCGCCGTTGCCATCTGTTACCTGGCCACTTTCTGGTGGTGGGCCGGGCATATCACCGCCGATCCCAGCTCCAAGTTCGGCCAGACCTGGTGCGACTGGCTGTTTCGCATCAACGCCAGCCTCTGGCTGATCTATCCGCCCCTGGTGCTGATGCGCGAGACCTCGGGCTGGCTGCGCAACCTGGTGGTGACGGCGCTCAGCTTCTTTTTTCTGCACGAATTCCTGAAAATCCCCGACATGGCCCTCGGCGAGGTATACGAGGGGGTCTTTGCGCCGATTCGGCACGGGCTCTATCTGAGCGGGGTGTTCCTGCTCGGCGGGGTTTACCTGCGCGAGATGAACGAGCTCAGAAGGCGGGCGGAGCTGGAATTGCGAACGCAGAAAAACCTCCTGCAGACCATCATCGATGCCATCCCGGCGCCGATATTCTTCAAGGATCGGCAAGGCGTCTACCTGGGCTGCAACGACGCCTTCGCCCGGCACATCGGCTATTCCCGGGAAAAGATTGTCGGCCATACCGCCTTTGACGTGGCCCCGGCGGAAAAGGCGCGGGTCTATCACGAGGCGGACCTGGCCCTGCTGCGCGAGGGAGCGGTGCAGGTCTACGAGACCGCGGTGGAGGCGGCCGACGGTCGCCAGAGCACCGTGCTGTTTCACAAGTCGGTGTTTGCCGATCCGGATGGGCAGCCGGGGGGAATCGTCGGCACCATGATCGACATTTCCGACCGCAAGCGGGCCGAGCTGGACATGCGGCGCATGGCTTTTTCCGACGCCATCACCGGGCTGGCCAACCGGGCCCTGCTGCTCGACCGCCTCGAGCACGATCTGGCCACCGCGCGCCGCGAGAGCCACCAGGTGGGGCTGCTGTTCATGGACATCGACCGCTTCAAGGACATCAACGATACCTACGGCCATGCCGTCGGCGATCAGCTGCTGCAGATGGTCGCCGAGCGCCTCAAGCCGACCATTCGCCAGAGTGACACCCTGGGGCGTTTCGGTGGTGACGAATTCATCCTGGTGCTTTCCTGCATCAAAAGCCAGCGCGAGGCCGTCATGGTGGCCGAGAAGATCCTCGAGCTAATGAAGACCCCTTTCCACCTGCAGGACCGGCAGGTGGTGGTCGGCTTCAGCATCGGCATCGCCATGTTCCCCGAAGACGGCGGCCAGCCCGAAACCCTGCTGAAACATGCGGACATGGCCATGTACGCGGCCAAGCAGGGGGGGCGGAATATGCACCATTTCTTCTCGGAGGAGATGAACCGTCGGGCCCGCAAGCGCCACGAGCTCGAGGTGAGCCTGCGCCAAGCCATGGCCACGGAAGAGTTGTTCCTGGTCTACCAGCCCCAGTACGACCTGGGGTCGGGCCGAATGAGCGGGGTGGAGGCGCTGCTGCGCTGGCGACATCCCGCAAAGGGACTGATCCCGCCCTCGCTGTTTATCCCCCTGGCCGAGGACACCGGCCTGATTCAGACCCTGGGTCGCTGGGTGCTGCGCAGCGCCTGTGCCCAGGCGGCGCTCTGGCAGCAGGCCGGGTATCCCGCCCTGCGCATGTGCGTCAACCTTTCTGGGGTGCAGCTGCGCCAGGGGGATCTGCTGGAGATGGTGGACCAGGCGCTGGAGGAAACCGGCCTGCGACCCAAGGACCTGGAACTGGAGTTGACCGAAAGTGTCCTGATGGAATCGGCCGAGGCCAATATCGGGACCCTGACCGAGCTCAAGAGGCGTGGCATCCACCTGGCCATCGATGATTTCGGTACCGGCTACTCGTCGCTGAGCTACCTCAAGCACTTCCCGGTCGACCGGATCAAGATCGACCGCTCCTTTATCAGTGATCTGCCCGACAATCAGGACGACGCGGCGATTGTCGAGACCATCATCGGCATGGCCAGGAGCCTGAAGCTGAAATTGGTAGCCGAGGGGGTGGAGACCAAGGAGCAGCTGGAATTTCTGCGCCTTCACAACTGCCTGGAGATGCAGGGGTTCTATTTCGCCGCGCCGATGCCGGCCGCAGAGATCGAGAAATTGCTTGCCCGGGGCGCCAGGTGCGCGGTGCGGACTTTGTCAACAGGCTGA
- a CDS encoding radical SAM protein: protein MAETFAPAYLQLFESGELEARAKRALAHMQRCQLCANGCHVNRLLATQGARCRTGERAVVCSSGPHFGEERPLVGRRGSGTIFFSWCSLSCIFCQNYDLSQQGEGREFSNAQLAELMLGLQQMGCHNINLVTPSHVVAQILGALAIAAGRGLRLPLVYNSGGYDSPEALSLLDGVVDIYMPDMKFADSQVARRYLKVSDYAEVNRAAVKEMHRQVGDLVLDETGLARRGLLVRHLVLPENQAGSDQILEFLALEISPRTYLNLMDQYRPCYRADEYPPLDRRPTRAEFRATVARARELGLQRLDRA from the coding sequence ATGGCCGAGACATTCGCCCCGGCCTATCTGCAGCTGTTCGAGTCGGGTGAGCTGGAGGCCCGCGCCAAGCGGGCCTTGGCCCACATGCAGCGCTGCCAGTTGTGCGCCAACGGCTGTCACGTCAACCGGCTGCTCGCCACCCAGGGGGCGCGCTGCCGCACCGGGGAGCGGGCGGTGGTCTGCAGCAGCGGCCCGCATTTCGGCGAAGAGCGGCCGCTGGTCGGCAGGCGGGGATCGGGGACGATCTTTTTCAGCTGGTGCAGCCTCTCCTGCATTTTCTGCCAGAACTACGACCTCAGCCAGCAGGGCGAGGGGCGGGAATTCAGCAACGCCCAACTGGCCGAACTGATGCTGGGCCTGCAGCAGATGGGCTGCCACAACATCAACCTGGTCACGCCCAGCCACGTGGTGGCGCAGATCCTCGGCGCGCTGGCGATCGCCGCCGGGCGCGGCCTGCGCCTGCCGCTCGTCTACAACAGCGGCGGCTACGACAGCCCCGAGGCTCTCTCCCTGCTTGACGGAGTGGTCGACATCTACATGCCCGACATGAAGTTCGCCGACTCGCAGGTCGCCCGTCGCTATCTCAAGGTGTCCGACTACGCCGAGGTCAACCGGGCCGCGGTCAAGGAGATGCACCGCCAGGTGGGCGACCTGGTGCTGGACGAGACCGGCCTCGCCCGGCGCGGCCTGCTGGTGCGCCACCTGGTGCTGCCGGAGAACCAGGCCGGCAGCGACCAAATCCTCGAGTTTCTCGCCCTGGAGATCTCCCCCCGAACCTACCTCAATCTCATGGACCAGTATCGCCCCTGCTACCGGGCCGACGAATACCCGCCCCTCGACCGGCGGCCGACCCGGGCCGAGTTTCGGGCGACGGTGGCCCGCGCCCGGGAACTGGGCCTGCAGCGGCTTGACCGGGCCTGA
- a CDS encoding 2-oxoglutarate dehydrogenase E1 component, with protein sequence MSFVDYLSPAFLEAQYQLWKESPAKVPFEWRVFFEGYELGEWTPRAPLAEAPVSEAMAIKQAAVQSLLYRYRDMGHLQACTDPLSPCPGEHPQLALEAFGLSEADLDTVFYTTRFYKQSATLREILETLRDTYCRSIGVEYMHIPDPAERQWLKERMEPVRNRPALSREQKLAILKKLQEASLFELFLHRKFIGQKRFSLEGGEVIIPLLDHLAHQAAALGVRELVLGMAHRGRINVLANIFGKPLANIFAEFADTQKLAFVGEGDVKYHKGFSCDHRYPDGSHIHMSLASNPSHLEAVDPVVVGKCRARHSFFGPGGKQRVLPVLVHGDAAFAGQGIVPETLNLSQLDGYQTGGTLHIVLNNQIGFTTAPAHARSTRYATDVAKMLSVPIFHVHGEDPEAAVFVAGLALEYRQRFGRDAVVEIICFRRHGHNEGDEPAFTQPLMYDKISQRPPASQVYSERLIAEGLDKNLIARQAAEFSERLEEALQGDGGPQDTGYQGKWTHIQRDYQVLETATGVAAETLKELAAKITAIPEAFTPHPKLAKLYEKRRESVLEDSGIDWGTAESLAFASLLAEGTPVRLSGQDCRRGTFNQRHSTLVDIKTGQLHVPLAFLGPGQAPVQIYNSMLSEAAVLGFEYGYSLEVPDGLTIWEAQFGDFANGAQVIIDQFLASSHTKWDRASGLVMQLPHGFEGQGPEHSSARIERYLQLCAHENLQVAYPSTPAQLFHLLRRQVKQPFRRPLIIFTPKSLLRHPLCRSQLAEFTEGGFREIIPAPNNPKKVRSVLLCSGKIYFDLIEQLVQEEHKEVAVIRVEQLYPLRRDLLKQALEPFVGGKARVAWLQEEPSNSGAWWFIRHHLAEILGSEPLYVGRDEAASPAVGSHRIHTEEQKQLLAEALAL encoded by the coding sequence ATGAGTTTCGTCGACTATCTCAGCCCCGCCTTCCTCGAAGCCCAATACCAGCTGTGGAAGGAATCTCCCGCCAAGGTGCCCTTCGAATGGCGGGTCTTTTTCGAAGGCTACGAACTGGGGGAGTGGACGCCCCGCGCGCCGTTGGCCGAGGCGCCCGTCTCCGAGGCGATGGCCATCAAGCAGGCCGCGGTGCAGTCGCTGCTCTACCGCTACCGCGACATGGGCCACCTGCAGGCCTGCACCGACCCGCTGAGCCCCTGCCCTGGCGAACACCCCCAGCTGGCGCTGGAGGCCTTCGGCCTGAGCGAGGCCGACCTCGACACGGTCTTCTACACCACCCGCTTCTACAAGCAGAGCGCCACCCTGCGCGAGATTCTCGAGACCCTGCGCGACACCTACTGCCGCTCCATCGGCGTGGAGTACATGCACATCCCCGACCCCGCCGAGCGCCAGTGGCTCAAGGAGCGCATGGAGCCGGTGCGCAACCGCCCCGCCCTGAGCCGCGAGCAGAAGCTGGCGATCCTCAAGAAGCTCCAGGAGGCCTCGCTGTTCGAGTTGTTCCTGCACCGCAAGTTTATCGGCCAGAAGCGTTTCTCCCTCGAAGGGGGCGAGGTGATCATCCCCCTGCTCGACCACCTGGCCCACCAGGCCGCCGCCCTCGGGGTGCGCGAGCTGGTGCTGGGGATGGCCCACCGCGGGCGCATCAACGTGCTGGCCAACATTTTCGGCAAACCGCTGGCCAACATCTTCGCCGAATTCGCCGACACCCAGAAGCTGGCCTTCGTCGGCGAGGGGGATGTGAAGTACCACAAGGGGTTCTCCTGCGACCACCGCTACCCGGACGGCAGCCACATCCACATGAGCCTGGCCTCCAACCCCAGTCACCTCGAGGCGGTGGACCCGGTGGTGGTGGGCAAGTGCCGGGCCCGCCACAGCTTTTTCGGCCCCGGCGGCAAACAGCGGGTGCTGCCGGTGCTGGTCCACGGTGACGCCGCCTTCGCCGGGCAGGGGATCGTCCCCGAAACCCTCAATCTCTCCCAGCTCGACGGCTACCAGACCGGCGGTACGCTGCACATCGTGCTCAACAACCAGATCGGCTTCACCACCGCCCCGGCCCATGCCCGCTCGACCCGCTACGCCACCGACGTGGCCAAGATGCTCAGCGTGCCGATCTTCCACGTCCACGGCGAAGACCCGGAGGCGGCGGTTTTCGTCGCCGGGCTGGCCCTGGAGTACCGTCAGCGTTTCGGCCGGGACGCGGTGGTCGAGATCATCTGCTTCCGCCGCCACGGGCACAACGAAGGGGACGAGCCGGCCTTCACCCAGCCACTGATGTACGACAAGATCAGCCAGCGGCCGCCGGCCAGCCAGGTCTACAGCGAGCGGTTGATCGCCGAGGGGCTGGACAAGAACCTCATCGCCCGCCAGGCCGCCGAGTTCAGCGAACGCCTCGAGGAGGCCCTGCAGGGTGACGGCGGGCCCCAGGACACCGGCTACCAGGGCAAGTGGACCCACATCCAGCGCGACTACCAGGTGCTCGAGACCGCCACCGGCGTCGCCGCGGAAACCCTCAAGGAGCTCGCCGCCAAGATCACCGCCATCCCGGAAGCCTTCACCCCCCACCCCAAGCTGGCCAAGCTCTACGAAAAGCGCCGCGAGTCGGTGCTGGAAGACAGCGGCATCGACTGGGGGACCGCCGAGTCGCTGGCCTTCGCCAGCCTGCTCGCCGAAGGGACGCCGGTGCGCCTCTCCGGGCAGGACTGCCGGCGCGGCACCTTCAACCAGCGCCACTCGACCCTGGTCGACATCAAGACCGGTCAGCTGCACGTGCCGCTGGCCTTTCTCGGCCCGGGCCAGGCGCCGGTGCAGATCTACAACAGCATGCTCTCCGAGGCCGCGGTGCTCGGCTTCGAGTACGGCTACTCCCTGGAGGTGCCCGACGGCCTGACCATCTGGGAGGCCCAGTTCGGCGATTTCGCCAACGGCGCCCAGGTCATCATCGACCAGTTTCTCGCCAGCAGCCATACCAAATGGGACCGGGCCAGCGGCCTGGTCATGCAGCTGCCCCACGGCTTCGAAGGCCAGGGCCCCGAGCACAGCAGCGCCCGCATCGAGCGCTATCTGCAGCTGTGCGCCCACGAGAACCTGCAGGTCGCCTACCCCTCGACCCCCGCCCAGCTCTTCCACCTGCTGCGGCGCCAGGTCAAACAGCCCTTCCGGCGCCCGCTGATCATCTTTACCCCCAAGAGCCTGCTGCGCCACCCGCTGTGCCGCTCGCAGCTGGCCGAATTCACCGAGGGCGGCTTCCGGGAGATCATCCCGGCGCCGAACAACCCGAAAAAGGTCCGCTCGGTGCTGCTCTGCTCGGGGAAGATCTATTTCGACCTCATCGAGCAGCTGGTCCAGGAGGAGCACAAGGAGGTGGCGGTGATCCGGGTCGAACAGCTCTACCCGCTGCGCCGCGACCTGCTCAAGCAGGCCCTCGAGCCCTTCGTCGGCGGCAAGGCCCGGGTCGCCTGGCTGCAGGAAGAGCCGAGCAACAGCGGGGCCTGGTGGTTCATCCGCCACCACCTGGCCGAGATCCTCGGCAGCGAACCGCTCTACGTCGGCCGCGACGAGGCCGCCTCGCCGGCGGTCGGCTCGCACCGCATCCATACCGAAGAACAGAAGCAGCTGCTGGCCGAAGCGCTGGCGCTCTGA
- a CDS encoding ABC transporter ATP-binding protein: MPTVIEAENLRKSFGEFAAVDGISFQVRRGECFGLLGPNGAGKTSTIRMLYGYSPLSGGGLKVFGRDLAGHLREAKQRIGVCQQEDNLDPDLPVLENLLVFARYFDIPRARAEAEAWSLLKFFALDGRAKSSIQELSGGMKRRLVLARSLINRPELLILDEPTTGLDPQSRHQVWQRLEELKERGLTILLTSHYLEEASRLCDRLIIMDRGKILVQGQPAELVRRYVGREVIEVVAPSAELRGYLQGQPVEFEDLGRRLLVYNLPGDELFIHLTRDFRQDGCTLRLANLEDVFLRLTGRELRE, translated from the coding sequence ATGCCCACGGTGATCGAAGCCGAAAACCTGCGCAAGAGCTTCGGCGAATTCGCCGCGGTGGACGGCATCTCCTTCCAGGTGCGCCGCGGCGAGTGCTTCGGCCTGCTCGGCCCCAACGGGGCCGGCAAGACCAGCACCATTCGCATGCTCTACGGCTACAGCCCCTTGAGCGGCGGTGGTCTGAAGGTCTTCGGCCGGGACCTTGCGGGGCATCTGCGCGAAGCCAAGCAGCGCATCGGCGTCTGCCAGCAGGAGGACAATCTCGATCCCGACCTGCCGGTACTGGAGAACCTGCTGGTGTTCGCCCGCTATTTCGACATCCCCCGCGCCCGGGCCGAGGCCGAGGCCTGGAGCCTGCTCAAATTCTTCGCCCTGGACGGCCGGGCCAAATCCTCCATCCAGGAGCTTTCCGGCGGCATGAAGCGCCGCCTGGTGCTGGCCCGCTCGCTGATCAACCGCCCCGAACTGCTGATCCTCGACGAGCCGACCACCGGGCTCGATCCCCAGTCGCGTCACCAGGTCTGGCAGCGCCTCGAAGAGCTCAAGGAGCGCGGACTGACCATCCTGCTGACCAGCCACTACCTCGAGGAGGCTTCGCGGCTCTGCGACCGGCTGATCATCATGGACCGCGGCAAGATCCTGGTACAGGGCCAGCCCGCCGAACTGGTGCGCCGCTACGTCGGCCGCGAGGTGATCGAGGTGGTCGCCCCCAGCGCCGAGCTGCGCGGCTACCTGCAGGGGCAGCCCGTCGAGTTCGAGGACCTGGGGCGGCGCCTGCTGGTCTACAACCTGCCGGGCGACGAGCTGTTCATCCACCTGACCCGCGATTTCCGCCAGGACGGCTGCACCCTGCGCCTGGCCAACCTGGAGGACGTGTTTCTGCGCCTGACCGGCAGGGAGCTGCGCGAATGA
- a CDS encoding DUF504 domain-containing protein: MQPVQEILNRIRWDPEFGDASFEIGYYDRLEDEILRVPFERLEFPEGEHFVFRLVDPWGEEHSIPFHRVYEIWRNGVSIWHRERH; this comes from the coding sequence ATGCAGCCGGTGCAGGAGATCCTCAACCGCATCCGCTGGGACCCCGAGTTCGGCGATGCCAGCTTCGAGATCGGCTACTACGACCGGCTCGAAGACGAGATCCTGCGGGTCCCCTTCGAGCGGCTCGAATTCCCCGAGGGCGAGCACTTCGTCTTCCGCCTGGTCGACCCCTGGGGCGAGGAGCACTCCATCCCCTTCCACCGGGTCTACGAGATCTGGCGCAACGGCGTGTCGATCTGGCACCGGGAGCGGCACTGA
- the odhB gene encoding 2-oxoglutarate dehydrogenase complex dihydrolipoyllysine-residue succinyltransferase, with translation MDIKVPEVGESIFEATIAKWHKKEGETVAKDDLLCELETDKITLELNAEVGGELSIQVAEGETVKIGTVIGSIREAEGAAEEKAEAQEPAAEKKSAKEEKAKAEAKEKPAAKPEKPKPAAAAPAKQEKAKPAAEAKKSAPPAEPPRAAPQPTRVTDERVTRKPMSSLRKRIAERLVAVRQQTAMLTTFNEADLSRVMALRKKHKESFQQRHGVSLGFMSFFVKACVEALKDFPEVNARIEGDDIVYHNFYNIAIAVGSEKGLVVPVLKDADRMQFAEIEKAILGFVDKINSNKLDLADLEGGTFTITNGGVYGSLLSTPMLNPPQSGILGMHAIKERPVAIDGKVEIRPMMYLALSYDHRIIDGKEAVNFLKRIKELIEEPEEMLLEL, from the coding sequence ATGGACATCAAGGTTCCCGAGGTAGGCGAATCGATTTTCGAGGCGACCATCGCCAAGTGGCACAAAAAGGAGGGGGAAACCGTCGCCAAGGACGACCTGCTCTGCGAGCTGGAGACGGACAAGATCACCCTGGAGCTCAACGCCGAGGTCGGCGGCGAACTCTCCATCCAGGTCGCCGAGGGCGAAACGGTCAAGATCGGCACGGTGATCGGCAGCATCCGCGAGGCCGAGGGGGCTGCCGAGGAGAAGGCCGAAGCGCAGGAACCCGCGGCGGAGAAGAAGTCCGCCAAGGAAGAAAAAGCCAAAGCCGAGGCCAAGGAGAAGCCCGCGGCGAAGCCTGAAAAGCCCAAACCCGCCGCAGCGGCGCCCGCCAAGCAGGAGAAGGCCAAGCCAGCCGCCGAGGCGAAAAAGTCCGCCCCCCCGGCCGAGCCGCCCCGCGCGGCCCCCCAGCCGACCCGGGTCACCGACGAGCGGGTCACCCGCAAGCCGATGAGCTCGCTGCGCAAGCGCATCGCCGAGCGCCTGGTGGCGGTGCGCCAGCAGACCGCCATGCTCACCACCTTCAACGAGGCCGACCTCTCCAGGGTCATGGCTCTGCGCAAGAAACACAAGGAGAGCTTCCAGCAGCGCCACGGGGTGAGCCTCGGCTTCATGTCGTTCTTCGTCAAGGCCTGCGTCGAAGCCCTCAAGGACTTCCCCGAGGTCAACGCCCGCATCGAGGGGGACGACATCGTCTACCACAACTTCTACAACATCGCCATCGCCGTCGGCTCGGAGAAGGGGCTGGTGGTGCCGGTGCTCAAGGACGCCGACCGCATGCAGTTCGCCGAGATCGAAAAGGCCATCCTCGGCTTCGTCGACAAGATCAACAGCAACAAGCTCGATCTGGCCGACCTCGAGGGGGGCACCTTCACCATCACCAACGGCGGCGTCTACGGCTCGCTGCTCTCCACCCCCATGCTCAACCCGCCGCAGAGCGGCATCCTGGGGATGCACGCCATCAAGGAGCGCCCGGTGGCAATCGACGGCAAGGTGGAGATCCGGCCGATGATGTACCTGGCCCTTAGTTACGACCACCGCATCATCGACGGCAAGGAAGCGGTGAATTTCCTGAAGCGGATCAAGGAGCTGATCGAGGAGCCCGAGGAGATGCTGTTGGAGCTTTGA
- a CDS encoding glutaredoxin family protein, which translates to MRQFLLLLLLLTLAAPALGGQAGELYASSATPKVELYTTSWCPYCKKAVNFFRSRGISFVEYDIEKDKQAARRKQLLDSRPGVPLAIINGNLVHGFSESLYLEALGK; encoded by the coding sequence GTGCGCCAGTTTCTGTTGCTTTTGCTCCTGTTGACCTTGGCCGCCCCTGCCCTGGGAGGGCAGGCCGGGGAGCTGTACGCCAGCTCTGCCACCCCCAAGGTCGAACTCTACACCACCAGTTGGTGTCCCTACTGCAAAAAAGCGGTAAATTTCTTCCGTTCCCGGGGGATTTCTTTCGTCGAGTACGACATCGAAAAGGACAAGCAGGCGGCCCGCCGCAAGCAATTGCTCGACAGCCGGCCGGGAGTGCCGCTGGCGATCATCAACGGCAACCTGGTCCATGGATTCTCCGAGAGCCTCTACCTGGAGGCATTGGGCAAATAG
- a CDS encoding ABC transporter permease, with amino-acid sequence MSGVVGPKISRRFVRVWQRNFSVYRRTWKISFLPPLLEPMLYLLAFGVGLSALVGEFSFRGQAVSYVRFIAPALLAVAIMYNAFFETSYASFVRMYYQKTFDAILATPLTLDEIITGEIAWAATKSLIATALMQAVISLFGLISYPGGLLLLPLALLGGLAFAALGMLCTSLVPNIETFNVPIFLLITPMFLFSGTFFPLDQLPAWAQTLAQLLPLTHLVALVRAMTMGFFEPALLWHLGYLLLFGLVLFPLSLARMRRRLIR; translated from the coding sequence ATGAGCGGGGTGGTTGGACCCAAAATATCCCGGCGCTTCGTGCGGGTCTGGCAGCGCAACTTCAGCGTCTACCGGCGCACCTGGAAGATCAGCTTCCTGCCGCCGCTGCTCGAGCCGATGCTCTACCTGCTCGCCTTCGGCGTGGGGCTTTCCGCCCTGGTGGGCGAATTCAGCTTCCGCGGCCAAGCCGTTTCCTACGTGCGCTTTATCGCCCCGGCGCTGCTGGCGGTGGCGATCATGTATAATGCGTTCTTCGAGACCAGCTACGCCTCCTTCGTGCGGATGTATTACCAGAAGACCTTCGACGCCATCCTCGCCACCCCCCTGACCCTCGACGAGATCATCACCGGCGAGATCGCCTGGGCCGCCACCAAGTCGCTGATCGCCACCGCGCTGATGCAGGCGGTCATCAGCCTGTTCGGCCTTATCAGCTACCCCGGCGGCCTGCTGCTGCTCCCCCTGGCGCTGCTGGGCGGGCTCGCCTTCGCAGCCCTGGGCATGCTCTGCACCTCGCTGGTGCCCAACATCGAGACCTTCAACGTGCCGATCTTCCTGCTGATCACCCCCATGTTCCTGTTCAGCGGCACCTTCTTCCCCCTCGACCAGCTCCCCGCCTGGGCGCAGACCCTGGCCCAGCTGCTGCCCCTGACCCACCTGGTCGCCCTGGTGCGCGCCATGACCATGGGCTTTTTCGAACCGGCCCTGCTCTGGCACCTAGGCTACCTGCTGCTGTTCGGCCTGGTCCTGTTTCCCCTGTCGCTGGCGCGCATGCGCCGGCGGCTGATCCGCTAA